The sequence CAGGGAGAAGGAGAGACAGAAAGGTGAGGCAGGAAGCCACTGAAAACACTGTGGGCAACTATAGCCAATCTTAGCAAAGTCCTTTAAAACAAGCTAAACAGCTGCTTGAATTTTAAACTGTTAATGTGCTTCCTATTCCATTTTCCTATagttaaaaacattgaaatggaTATGATTCACAATGATTTTTAGCGTTCCTACCCTGTAATTGACCTTTTGTAAGACCTGTTGGGGGTCACTCTCCAAAATAACActggaaacaaaagaaaacaaccaaaacaaaccaaaaacaatgATTTATGGAATTAATTTGGACATATCTCAAGAATAAtgcaacagaaagaaaacattaacaTGTGAATTAATGAATATTCTATACTAatagaaatgtatgtttttgagAAATAACATTTATATTAAGATTTTGGATAAAGTGATTGCTCAGTAAATGTTTACTTACCCCCCATCAATGATTTCATCCACTACAAGGAAAACTCCTTCCATGTTGTCCAATAAACACCTCCGCTCCACATTCTTTCTGAAGAATAGAAGCAACTTTTAAACAGAAGCATACATAATGCTTACTAGTTTTGTGATGAAGACTATCTAACCAGAGACCGAGTCAAGACCACAATCAGACAAGGCAAGACCAAATTCAAGACATATATCCTGTTCAAGAGAACTTCTGTTATTATACTAATATAGCTGTTGGTGCAGATGTTGAAATAAAACCAGCTATATGCTAAATGACAAACCACTCACTGCAGGCAGAGTGAGTGGGGGCAACAGATGGAGGTGAAGGACTCATCTTACTTAGTGTTCTGTGTGTTGCACAGATAAAAACTAGATTTGCAGTGGAAAACATTTCTCCCTCTTGTTTTCTCATTCTTTGGCACAGATAGGCACACGTCACAGCATtaaagttttcaaaataaaaccttaTCTGTCACAATTAAATGCAGTCAGGACTTTCACACCAAGTTTATGAGAAAAAGGATGTAGCAGTTGTGGTCTTGACTGATCTTGAGAAAAAGTCCTGTACGTCAGAGAACAAGACAAGATCAAGACTTTGAAAATGTGCTCTCAACACCAATGCTGGCCTTAAGTGCCACAACAGACATCCTCTTTCAGGGCTTTGACTTTTATATATAGAACAGCTGACAGTTTTAAGTTACAGTATGTAAACCTGATTGCTAAATTTGAAGAGCCAAAAAACaggaagaatctaaaatgtgtgtttttcagCAGTTCCTTGCTCTTCATGACCCCCACACTTCTAATCCTAGTCTTTGCATCAAACAGTGCCTTGTAAAGTATTTATATTCCTTTACATTTTCGCATTgcaaccacaagcttcaatgtattctgttaggattttgtgtgatagaccaacacaaagtagtgtataatatGAAGTAAAATGAAAGGATATAcggttttaaaaactttttacaaataatttgaGAAATGGGGTATCAATTTGTATTCTGACTCAATCCTTTGTAGAACAACCTTTCACTTTagatacagctgcaagtctttttgggGCATGTCTTCAGCAGCTTTGCATATTCAGAGGCTTTgttcagggttgttgtcctgttgaaaggtaaacctctgcccccgtctcaagtcttttgcagcctcaagCGGGTTTTTTTCTAGGATCCCCTGTGCTAGGTTTCATCCATTTCTTAattagctctgaccagcttctcgtTTCCACCACCCAACAGTatcaatgtacaggtccttctcaaaatattagcgtattgtgataaagttaattattttccataatgtaatgatgaaaatttaacattcatatattttagattcattgcacactaactgaaatatttcaggtcttttattgtcttaatacggatgattttggcatacagctcgtgaaaacccaaaattcctatctcacaaaattagcatatttcatccgaccaataaaagaaaagtgtttttaatacaaaaaatgtcaaccttcaaataatcatgaacagttatgcactcaatacttggtcgggaatccttttgcagaaatgactgcttcattgcggcgtgacatggaggcaatcagcctgttgcactgctgaggtcttatggaggcccaggatgcttcgatagcggcctttagctcatccagagtgttgggtcttgagtctctcaacgttctcttcacaatatcccacagattctctatggggttcaggtcaggagagttggcaggccaattgagcacagtgataccatggtcagtaaaccatttaccagtggttttggcactgtgagcaggtgccaggtcgtgctgaaaaatgaaatcttcatctcaataaagcttttcagcagatggaagcatgaagtgctccaaaatctcctgatagctagctgcattgaccctgcccttgataaaacacagtggaccaacaccagcagctgacacggcaccccagaccatcactgactgtgggtacgtgacactggacttctggcattttggcatttccttctccccagtcttcctccagactctggcaccttgatttccgaatgacatgcagaatttgctttcatccgaaaaaagtactttggaccactgagcaacagtccagtgctgcttctctgtagcccaggtcaggcgcttctgccgctgtttctggttcaaaagtggcttgacctggggaatgcggcacctgtagcccatttcctgcacacgcctgtgcacggtggctctggatgtttccactccagactcagtccactgcttccgcaggtcccccaaggtctggaatcggcccttctccacaatcttcctcagggtccggtcacctcttctcgttgtgcagcgttttctgccacactttttccttcccacagacttcccactgaggtgccttgatacagcactctgggaacaacctattcgttcagaaatttctttctgtgtcttaccctcttgcttgagggtgtcaatagtggccttctggacagcagtcaggtcggcagtcttacccatgattggggttttgagtgatgaaccaggctgggagttttaaaggcctcaggaatcttttgcaggtgtttagagttaactcgttgattcagatgattaggttcatagctcgtttagagacccttttaatgatatgctaattttgtaagataggaattttgggttttcatgagctgtatgccaaaatcatccgtattaagacaataaaagacctgaaatatttcagttagtgtgcaatgaatctaaaatatatgaatgttaaattttcatcatgacattatggaaaataataaactttatcacaatatgctaattttttgagaaggacctgtaggtcaaAAGGGTTCAATATTGGTCCTatctgaccagagtaccttctgcatgtttgctgtgtccctctCGTACGTTGGTGGAAACCCTCTAGGGGTACACAGCAACCCTTTTGTTAATGCTGCCAGATATAATTTATATACTTTTAGAACAGGTTATTATTtcacaacttttaaaaaaagaatctgAGAAAAATACCTCAGGACGTGATTGAGGGAGTCAAACAGACAGTTCAGAACGGACATCAGCATCAACTACAATAGAAAAAGAAAGTAAGATGAAACAATATTAGTAACGGATTTTAACGTAACAAAACCTAACTTCTCCTCAAACCACCAATGGATGGTTGGTACTTCCTGTAGCTCAATTTATGTCTTGTCtgacttttacattttctctagaaaacatttaacttgCCGATACAAGTCTGAATTGATCTTGAGGTGGATTTTTTGGAACAAGAGCTCATTTCTTGCTTGGCACTGTCTCagtccacagtgatgtaaaacctgcttcactctggacagtGATGTTGATGTTTAAGCAATGTTCAGTTCAGGACAGGCTCCAGCCTTGGTGGTGGCAGGTTTCTTTCTAATCAAATCTAGCCAGTCTTTCATTTAAGGGGAGCAGTGCAGGTCTTCTTCCAGACCTTTGTAAAGTGTTGACACTTCTTAGATGTTCACAGAGTTCCTTGTATTTCCCTATGGTTGTGAGAATCTATAAATCTAATGACTGCTGTCAAACTTCTCTTTTATATGCTGGCAAAGAAAAAATATCATCTGCCTTTAATTATGATTACTACCCAAAAACCAACAGGGCTTTGTGTTGTCTTGATAAAGATATTTTAGAAATTACCACTTAGGTTACAGAAACCTAAGATTTAACAgaatgtataaatatatttgtgCATGTGGGTATAATTGAGACCCACAtgcatttattcttttattcttgTTAAAAATCATTGACATTTTATGTCATACAACAATTCCACCCAGGAAAATGAATGGTTCAAATTGAGTGGTACTGAATATTTTTCTACAATCTTGAAAGGTGCATTATGAATAAAAGCGAAAATCACTGTACCTCATTTTCCTGAGCACTTCCCACCACGTAGAAAAAAAGATCTATGCTGTTCTTGTACACGATAGTCATCCCCTCTAGGAAAGCTATCTCATCTacagatatataaaaaaaatggatAGTTGGCATggtaaatgctttttttcattaattcaAAAATTCTATACAAGGAAGGAGACTTGATGAGAGGATGAAATTGGAGAgtagcagagaaaaaaaatggatAGATGGGGGGGTGGACTGGGAGAAAGGAAAAGAGAGCAGGATATAAAGTTGAAAACCGGCTGCAGAAAAGGAGTACAGAAGGTGGAGTTTGGAACAAAGGGTGGCATACTGGGTGGGGGACAGGCAAGGCAGTGGGAGATCAGGTATCAATGCTGTGAATTCTATAAAACCCAATAGACGGGTGATCAGGTTTCTCTGAACATCATACTAAAACTGGTTAAAGTCTCCCAAAGTAACAGCTAAATTTGACATGGGTCACCCAAAAGCCCAGTGTTAGAACAACAGTTCACCTAACAgggtttatttctatagcagaAATCAGCTCAGTGTAAAAACCGCTTTAGGTAACTGACAGAAGAATGCACAACAGCTGACACTGGAGATGTGTGTGAGTGCTCTATACAGTAGAACTTAAGGCAATGAGGGTGTGAGATATACAAGTTACAACAGAAGACTTGAAAAGAAAGACACTTACTGtctgctttgtgtgttttgctgAAGATGTTGCTCTCAAAGTTCTTCTGCTCCTTCATTGTCGGGTAAAGCTCAGGGTCATAGTACTAAAACAAAGGGAAATCAGTTTAGAGGAGTAAACCCTCTTGGTGGACTTTCTTGGATGTCAGAAGTTGCCGTTTGAGTTCTTATTGCTTATTAGATGATTATTCtactgtgttgggacccacagccatgagttacaacgtgaaaggccagtacaaactttctaggaactttcaaaataaattgcattaacctacttccggcacagccaagaaACGGGATAAcggcggacttcctgtgacgtcactgcccGAATAAGAGCACAGCttttgctacatcctgcctcttccacaccggtgttcatcgggataaGAGAgggacaaagcgcgctgatgtctctttgctggcaaaaagacaaactcttcaaactggatccaagagtgtcataagatcatgcgatcatatgcacaagataagtagaaataaatcactgtctgcgtatccggtgattttcattcatgaacggggtaatcaaggtacaagcatcgcttgactgttctctctgagatctgcagaagcgaactgtttccagagagttcccagcacgacgccgagtgcagcagtttcccaaggaaggacaacggaggccgcatcaccgtggtaacatGCAGTTTTGTGGGCCCGACATAGCGACTGCACCTTCAAACCCCTccgcagctaaggaggttaactgtagctaaccattgttcactgtggatgctttcttcaaacttcgccgccccAGAcatcttttcctcagcatggtcagaggttagggtttgggcag is a genomic window of Girardinichthys multiradiatus isolate DD_20200921_A chromosome X, DD_fGirMul_XY1, whole genome shotgun sequence containing:
- the LOC124863184 gene encoding coatomer subunit zeta-1-like isoform X1, translating into MDSTYLEPSLYTVKAVFILDNDGNRLLSKYYDPELYPTMKEQKNFESNIFSKTHKADNEIAFLEGMTIVYKNSIDLFFYVVGSAQENELMLMSVLNCLFDSLNHVLRKNVERRCLLDNMEGVFLVVDEIIDGGVILESDPQQVLQKVNYRADDNPLTEQSVAQHLTEKLALTTNVLQSAKEQIKWSILK
- the LOC124863184 gene encoding coatomer subunit zeta-1-like isoform X2, with amino-acid sequence MDSTYLEPSLYTVKAVFILDNDGNRLLSKYYDPELYPTMKEQKNFESNIFSKTHKADNEIAFLEGMTIVYKNSIDLFFYVVGSAQENELMLMSVLNCLFDSLNHVLRKNVERRCLLDNMEGVFLVVDEIIDGGVILESDPQQVLQKVNYRADDNPLTEQSVAQVLQSAKEQIKWSILK